Proteins found in one Miscanthus floridulus cultivar M001 chromosome 4, ASM1932011v1, whole genome shotgun sequence genomic segment:
- the LOC136548327 gene encoding uncharacterized protein → MEVPMEEPLDDQMEGEPVDEETEEGPMYKEPIEIEESEEERMEGDEQGGQDGDPNDGDDSDNSDSDDGGNDGGDGHGGDDSGDDGGDGDGDGGHGGNDGDDYHDALLAQGWTTEIHYDL, encoded by the coding sequence atggaggtgcccatggaggAACCTCTGGATGACCAGATGGAGGGTGAACCCGTGGATGAAGAGACTGAAGAGGGGCCCATGTATAAGGAGCCCATAGAGATAGAGGAATCTGAGGAGGAACGCATGGAGGGAGATGAACAGGGGGGTCAGGATGGTGACCCTAATGATGGTGATGATTCTGACAACTCTGATTCGGATGATGGGGgtaatgatggtggtgatggacaTGGTGGAGATGATAGtggagatgatggtggtgatggtgatggagatGGGGGACACGGTGGAAATGATGGTGATGATTACCATGATGCACTGCTGGCTCAGGGGTGGACTACGGAGATCCACTATGATTTGTAG